One Streptococcus gallolyticus subsp. gallolyticus DSM 16831 DNA window includes the following coding sequences:
- a CDS encoding TVP38/TMEM64 family protein: MKKFKYGYDDLRKILITIGVIAVVSYFVIYVIGHWDIIVTFLQSRSQAEMKAILSQLRSKTILNFVILILLTAVTAAIPFMSNAIFAIFNGVVYGPGIGFLMNVFSNILGNFVFIKILKMIDITDSEKKLKNRFAGIDALENTDFGIILGYMIPIMPTILVNYHVAETKLSWRKWLLYITIGVTPSSFVYALGGDAVVAGNFKRIVVLLVIVAVVYLVVTYLKRRGKKKA, translated from the coding sequence ATGAAAAAATTTAAGTACGGGTACGATGACCTACGCAAGATTTTAATAACGATTGGTGTTATTGCGGTAGTTAGCTATTTTGTGATTTATGTGATCGGGCATTGGGACATTATTGTCACTTTTTTGCAATCACGCTCTCAAGCTGAAATGAAAGCTATTCTGTCGCAATTGCGCTCAAAAACAATCCTCAATTTTGTTATTTTAATTTTGTTAACGGCGGTTACGGCTGCCATTCCATTTATGTCTAATGCTATCTTTGCGATATTTAACGGTGTTGTTTATGGTCCTGGTATCGGATTTTTGATGAACGTTTTTAGCAATATTTTGGGAAATTTTGTTTTTATCAAGATTCTTAAAATGATTGACATCACAGATAGTGAGAAAAAATTGAAAAATCGATTTGCTGGTATTGACGCACTTGAAAATACAGATTTTGGAATTATTTTAGGCTATATGATACCGATTATGCCAACGATTCTTGTCAATTATCATGTCGCTGAAACCAAGCTTTCTTGGCGTAAATGGCTTCTCTATATAACCATTGGAGTGACTCCGAGCAGTTTCGTTTACGCGCTTGGTGGTGATGCGGTTGTTGCAGGTAATTTTAAACGTATCGTAGTGCTTTTGGTTATTGTTGCTGTTGTTTATTTAGTCGTTACTTATTTGAAGCGAAGAGGTAAAAAGAAAGCATAA
- the sufB gene encoding Fe-S cluster assembly protein SufB, producing the protein MAKNREYDYGFHDDVNPTYSTGKGLTEEIVRNISKVKNEPDWMLEYRLKSLELFHKLPMPDWGPDLSGIDFDDVIYFQKLSDRRANNWDDVPDKIKQTFERLGIPEAERQFLSGAVAQYESEVVYHNMKDEFKKQGIIFTDTDTALQEYPDLFKKYFGKIVSNSEHKFAALNGAVWSGGTFIYVPKGVQCEIPVQTYFRINGENAGQFERSLIIVDEGASIQYIEGCTAPNYTTNSLHAATVEIIVKRDASFRYTTIQNWSDNVYNLVTERGTVEENGMLEWIDGNLGSKVNMKYPCSILNGPHARTSVLSMAFANYGQHLDAGCKVYHNAPHTSSTLISKSVAKDGGKTDYRGSVYFGKNSGGSKSHIECDTILMDDLSSSDTIPFNEIHNSNVALEHEAKVSKVSEDQLYYMMSRGISEEEATAMIVNGFMEPITKELPMEYAVELNSLITMSMEGSVG; encoded by the coding sequence ATGGCAAAAAATAGAGAATACGATTACGGTTTTCACGATGATGTCAATCCGACCTATTCCACAGGTAAGGGGTTGACAGAGGAAATCGTACGCAATATATCAAAGGTGAAAAATGAGCCTGATTGGATGCTTGAGTATCGCTTAAAAAGTTTGGAGCTGTTCCATAAACTCCCAATGCCTGATTGGGGTCCGGACCTTTCTGGAATTGATTTTGATGATGTCATTTATTTTCAAAAGTTATCCGACCGTCGTGCCAATAACTGGGATGATGTTCCTGACAAAATCAAGCAAACCTTTGAACGTCTTGGAATTCCAGAAGCGGAACGCCAATTTTTGTCAGGTGCAGTAGCACAGTATGAATCTGAAGTGGTTTACCACAATATGAAAGATGAATTCAAGAAGCAAGGCATTATCTTTACAGATACAGACACAGCCTTGCAAGAATACCCTGACCTTTTCAAAAAATATTTTGGGAAAATCGTCTCTAATAGCGAGCATAAATTCGCTGCTTTAAACGGTGCTGTTTGGTCAGGTGGAACCTTTATTTACGTTCCTAAGGGCGTGCAATGTGAAATTCCTGTTCAAACCTATTTCCGCATTAATGGTGAAAACGCTGGGCAATTCGAACGTAGTTTGATTATCGTAGATGAGGGTGCTTCTATTCAATACATCGAAGGCTGTACTGCGCCAAATTACACAACCAATAGTCTGCATGCGGCAACGGTTGAAATTATCGTTAAACGTGATGCAAGTTTCCGCTACACAACCATTCAAAACTGGTCTGACAATGTCTATAATCTTGTTACCGAACGTGGAACAGTTGAAGAAAATGGTATGTTAGAATGGATTGACGGTAACCTTGGAAGTAAGGTTAACATGAAATACCCATGTTCTATCTTAAACGGACCACACGCCCGAACATCAGTTCTGTCTATGGCATTTGCAAATTATGGACAACATCTGGATGCGGGTTGTAAGGTATATCACAATGCTCCACACACCTCTTCAACCTTGATTTCTAAATCAGTTGCCAAAGACGGTGGTAAGACAGATTATCGTGGTTCTGTTTATTTTGGCAAAAATAGCGGTGGCTCAAAATCCCACATTGAATGTGATACGATTCTCATGGATGATTTATCAAGTTCAGATACAATTCCATTCAATGAAATTCACAATTCAAATGTGGCTTTGGAACATGAAGCTAAAGTTTCCAAAGTATCTGAGGATCAGTTGTACTACATGATGAGCCGAGGTATTTCAGAAGAAGAAGCAACAGCAATGATTGTCAACGGCTTTATGGAGCCAATTACGAAAGAATTACCAATGGAATACGCTGTTGAATTAAACAGTCTGATTACCATGAGCATGGAAGGTTCAGTTGGTTAA
- a CDS encoding flavodoxin, translating into MALVKIVYASMTGNTEEIADIVGNKFEELGHTVEVDECTTVDAADFEDADVAIVASYTYGDGELPDEIVDFYEDLADVDLSDKIFGVVGSGDTFYDYFCKAVDEFEAQFALTGATKGADSIKVDLSADDEDIQKLEAFAETISEKVN; encoded by the coding sequence ATGGCTTTAGTTAAGATTGTCTATGCCAGCATGACAGGAAACACTGAAGAAATTGCTGACATTGTAGGAAATAAATTTGAAGAACTTGGACACACTGTCGAAGTTGACGAATGCACAACTGTTGATGCAGCTGATTTTGAAGATGCTGATGTTGCTATCGTAGCATCATACACTTATGGCGACGGTGAATTGCCAGACGAAATCGTTGATTTCTACGAAGATCTTGCCGACGTTGATTTGTCAGATAAAATCTTTGGTGTTGTTGGTTCTGGTGATACTTTCTACGATTATTTCTGTAAAGCAGTTGATGAATTTGAAGCTCAATTTGCATTAACTGGTGCTACAAAAGGTGCTGATTCTATCAAGGTTGATTTGTCAGCTGATGATGAAGATATTCAAAAATTGGAAGCTTTTGCAGAAACAATTTCTGAAAAAGTAAATTAA
- the add gene encoding adenosine deaminase, translating to MDKTTLKDLAKAELHCHLDGSISLEVIRQLAEMANIVVPVSDKELKQLVVAPENAESLMDYLKTFDFVRPLLQTKEALHLAAYDVARQAAQENVIYTEIRFAPELSMDEGLSASETVEAVLAGLKQAEEEFGIVAKVLVCGMKQSPKEVTRDIFEHVVELAEKGLVGFDFAGNELDFPPAQLADLIKETQALGLPMTFHAGECGCAHYIADSIALDIKRIGHSTAIYNQPELIQEFIEKGVTAELCLTSNLQTKAAKSLDEFPFLALKNAGAKITINTDNRTVSDTNLTKEYALFVKHFGVSVADFLAFNKNAIQASFTNEAQKAELLSKIDNLYETFL from the coding sequence TTGGATAAAACAACATTAAAGGATTTAGCAAAAGCAGAATTACATTGTCATTTGGATGGTTCTATCTCGCTGGAGGTCATTCGTCAATTGGCAGAAATGGCAAATATAGTGGTGCCAGTGTCAGATAAAGAGCTGAAACAATTGGTGGTTGCGCCAGAAAATGCAGAATCTTTAATGGATTATCTCAAAACTTTTGATTTTGTTCGTCCACTTTTACAGACCAAAGAAGCGCTACATTTGGCAGCTTATGACGTTGCAAGACAAGCAGCGCAAGAAAACGTAATTTATACTGAAATTCGTTTTGCGCCTGAATTGTCAATGGATGAGGGCTTGAGTGCTTCTGAGACGGTAGAAGCAGTGCTTGCTGGGCTCAAGCAAGCTGAAGAAGAATTTGGCATTGTCGCTAAAGTGCTCGTCTGTGGCATGAAGCAGTCGCCAAAAGAAGTGACGCGAGATATTTTTGAACATGTTGTTGAGTTAGCTGAAAAAGGTTTGGTTGGTTTTGATTTCGCGGGAAATGAATTGGACTTTCCACCTGCTCAATTGGCCGATTTGATTAAAGAAACACAAGCGCTAGGACTTCCAATGACTTTTCATGCTGGAGAATGTGGCTGTGCGCATTATATTGCAGACTCTATCGCCCTTGATATTAAGCGCATCGGGCATAGTACAGCTATTTACAATCAGCCTGAATTAATTCAAGAGTTCATCGAAAAGGGTGTTACAGCAGAGCTATGTTTAACAAGTAATTTACAGACAAAAGCCGCTAAATCATTGGATGAATTTCCATTTCTAGCTTTAAAAAATGCTGGCGCTAAAATTACGATTAATACGGATAACCGAACAGTTTCTGATACCAATTTAACCAAAGAATATGCTCTTTTTGTCAAACACTTTGGGGTAAGCGTAGCTGATTTTCTAGCCTTTAATAAAAATGCTATCCAAGCTTCTTTCACAAATGAAGCCCAAAAAGCTGAATTATTATCAAAAATAGACAATTTATATGAAACATTTCTGTAA
- a CDS encoding iron-containing alcohol dehydrogenase produces the protein MSDFYVPSVNLIGCGVVNEIGSHIRELGYNKALLVTDHYIAGSDILSKVTAPLESEKVEYVIYSEVDPNPTVKNVEEGLAILKENGCDFIISLGGGSPQDAASSISILATNGGRPQDYEGVHKSKEKGLPVVAINTTAGTSAEITINYVITDEERKVKMVMVDKNSLALMSVNDPELMVSMPKSLTAATGMDALTHAIEALVTPGAYGVTKKLSIGAIELIKEFLPRAVEKGDDMEAREAMVNAIFLGGMAFNNAGLGYVHAMAHQLGAVYHLPHGVCCAMILPIVERENAKHVPEAFRDVAKGLGLHIENKSDQECADYAIFEIEKLSAAVGIPKKLTELDIKEEEFDFEFLSKNALLDACAPGNPFMPTLEETIALYKQLF, from the coding sequence ATGTCAGACTTTTATGTTCCGTCAGTTAATTTAATTGGTTGTGGTGTTGTTAATGAAATTGGAAGTCATATTAGGGAATTAGGATATAACAAAGCACTTTTGGTTACTGACCATTATATTGCTGGAAGTGATATTTTATCCAAAGTGACTGCACCATTAGAGAGTGAAAAGGTTGAATATGTCATCTATAGTGAGGTTGATCCAAATCCAACAGTGAAGAATGTTGAAGAAGGTCTAGCTATCCTAAAAGAAAATGGCTGTGATTTCATTATCTCACTGGGAGGAGGCTCGCCACAAGATGCTGCTAGCAGCATTTCAATCTTAGCAACTAATGGTGGTCGCCCACAGGATTATGAAGGTGTTCATAAGTCAAAAGAAAAAGGTCTTCCAGTTGTAGCTATTAATACAACAGCGGGAACGTCAGCTGAAATTACGATTAATTATGTCATTACTGATGAAGAACGTAAGGTTAAAATGGTAATGGTTGATAAGAACAGCCTAGCTTTGATGTCAGTCAATGATCCAGAGTTAATGGTTTCAATGCCAAAATCTCTCACTGCAGCAACTGGTATGGATGCTTTGACACATGCTATTGAAGCCTTGGTTACACCAGGTGCGTACGGAGTAACTAAAAAACTTTCTATTGGAGCAATCGAGCTTATCAAAGAATTTTTGCCTCGAGCTGTTGAAAAAGGTGATGACATGGAAGCGCGTGAAGCCATGGTTAATGCGATTTTTCTTGGTGGCATGGCTTTTAACAATGCTGGTCTTGGTTACGTGCATGCCATGGCACATCAACTAGGTGCTGTTTACCATCTGCCACACGGCGTTTGCTGTGCCATGATTTTACCAATTGTAGAACGTGAAAATGCTAAACATGTCCCAGAAGCTTTTCGTGACGTTGCTAAAGGACTGGGACTTCATATTGAAAATAAATCCGACCAAGAGTGTGCCGACTATGCTATTTTTGAAATCGAAAAATTATCAGCTGCTGTTGGCATTCCTAAAAAGTTAACAGAACTTGATATTAAGGAAGAAGAATTCGATTTTGAATTTCTCTCTAAAAATGCACTCCTTGATGCCTGTGCACCAGGTAATCCATTTATGCCAACTTTGGAAGAAACAATTGCGCTCTATAAGCAACTCTTTTAA
- a CDS encoding alpha/beta hydrolase: MTDEKIYIWGEKIPGNSPKSKMDILDIHKNYTTQDLFEKYPGIWDKSTSKIDDMSGNDTMVYRQEIENGPAQLTYEDKPFLIPYLVEGSDKCVIICPGGAYLTKSMIEEGKDVAEFLNQAGISALVLWYRTYPYRAPLMFLDCQRAIRYVRYYAKNFGINPNKIAIVGFSAGGNLVSVTNFIMRNQTIIIDDYQPDEIDKMDASVAGLAGIYPAVAIAEDKIIAAIGGKDIYNDPTKRQKFAENYDVFSHIQKGDAPLFLCAAMDDEVVPAHHLLRLTQIAQDRKIPVELHLFPYGGHGFGACLGEQIPQFYHDRSLVRQWKDLFVTWLNHLFEEK, from the coding sequence ATGACTGATGAAAAAATATATATTTGGGGAGAAAAAATCCCTGGAAATAGTCCAAAAAGTAAAATGGATATTTTAGACATTCACAAAAACTACACTACTCAGGATTTATTTGAAAAATACCCAGGTATTTGGGATAAATCTACATCAAAAATTGATGATATGTCTGGAAATGATACAATGGTCTATCGTCAAGAAATTGAAAATGGGCCAGCTCAACTAACTTATGAGGATAAACCTTTTCTTATCCCTTATCTGGTTGAGGGGAGTGACAAATGTGTCATCATTTGCCCTGGTGGGGCCTATTTAACGAAATCAATGATTGAAGAAGGAAAAGATGTTGCTGAATTTCTTAATCAGGCTGGAATCTCTGCTCTGGTTCTTTGGTACCGCACATATCCTTATCGTGCGCCACTGATGTTTTTAGATTGTCAACGTGCCATTAGATACGTGCGTTATTATGCTAAAAATTTTGGAATAAATCCTAATAAAATTGCAATAGTTGGCTTTTCTGCTGGAGGAAACTTGGTATCAGTGACCAACTTTATCATGCGTAATCAAACAATTATTATTGATGATTATCAACCAGATGAGATTGATAAAATGGATGCCTCGGTTGCTGGTTTAGCAGGAATTTATCCAGCAGTTGCCATAGCAGAAGATAAGATTATTGCAGCAATAGGTGGGAAGGACATTTATAACGATCCAACGAAACGTCAAAAATTCGCTGAAAATTACGATGTTTTTAGCCATATTCAGAAAGGTGATGCGCCCTTATTCTTGTGTGCAGCTATGGATGACGAGGTGGTTCCTGCACACCACTTGTTACGATTAACTCAAATTGCTCAAGATAGAAAAATTCCAGTTGAGTTACATCTTTTTCCGTATGGTGGTCATGGTTTTGGAGCATGTTTAGGTGAACAAATCCCACAATTTTATCATGATAGAAGTTTGGTCAGACAATGGAAAGATTTATTCGTAACATGGTTAAATCATTTATTTGAGGAAAAATAA
- a CDS encoding MFS transporter, whose amino-acid sequence MSTAKTKIGVVSMATLAMSGSVAGSAIAAISADFPNTPISTVQLLSTLPGLGSLIITLIAGQMAMRISKKNLVLLGVALVTIGGLIPAVWNSSMVGLLTCSVILGMGVGFISTINPMLLSQYFDGEERSGMMGVNTGMTSLGAMILTGVGGILGGQNWRNLYWVFAIGILVFLLVLFCLPKDEPEKEMVTADGKKEKVSTVAVLKELKAPVYIIIFIAFLLGIAYTAYAANLSIVVAERGVGGTAMTGIINAVGTFGGIFAGFGLKYIRKVTKPNTLAFGFIFLLITLLLTYFFANPFVLMIAAVFAAMAMVMVMATCPFLLSMVSKPVQIPVVMSVYAFVNALSSAIAPKLISWLQVPAGVPSFIFAGVVSLIVAIVLMITRFGEKVESGSLIPDGRGTAEEALAD is encoded by the coding sequence ATGAGTACTGCAAAAACAAAAATCGGTGTCGTTAGCATGGCAACACTAGCCATGTCAGGTTCTGTAGCAGGATCAGCTATCGCAGCAATTTCAGCTGACTTTCCCAACACTCCTATTTCAACGGTTCAACTTCTTTCGACTTTACCAGGACTCGGGTCACTAATTATCACGCTAATTGCTGGTCAAATGGCTATGCGCATTTCTAAAAAGAATCTTGTTCTTCTTGGAGTAGCACTAGTGACGATTGGTGGTCTTATTCCGGCTGTTTGGAATAGTTCAATGGTTGGATTACTTACTTGTTCAGTTATTCTAGGTATGGGAGTTGGATTCATTTCAACAATAAACCCAATGCTTTTATCACAATACTTTGATGGCGAAGAACGTTCTGGTATGATGGGAGTCAATACTGGTATGACATCACTTGGAGCGATGATTTTAACTGGTGTTGGTGGTATACTTGGTGGACAAAATTGGCGTAATCTTTATTGGGTATTTGCGATTGGTATTTTAGTTTTTCTTTTAGTACTTTTTTGTTTACCAAAAGATGAGCCCGAAAAAGAAATGGTAACAGCAGATGGTAAAAAAGAAAAAGTATCAACAGTCGCAGTTTTAAAAGAGTTAAAAGCCCCAGTTTATATCATTATTTTTATTGCATTCCTTCTAGGAATTGCCTACACAGCATATGCAGCAAACCTTTCAATTGTAGTAGCTGAGCGTGGTGTTGGTGGTACTGCAATGACTGGTATTATTAACGCAGTAGGTACTTTTGGTGGTATTTTTGCAGGATTTGGTCTAAAGTATATCCGTAAAGTAACTAAACCAAATACTCTTGCTTTTGGATTTATCTTCTTATTGATTACTTTGCTTTTGACTTACTTTTTTGCTAATCCATTTGTCTTGATGATTGCAGCTGTATTTGCAGCAATGGCAATGGTTATGGTAATGGCGACTTGTCCATTTTTACTTTCAATGGTTTCCAAACCAGTTCAAATTCCAGTGGTTATGTCAGTTTATGCTTTTGTAAATGCTCTTAGCTCAGCTATTGCTCCTAAATTAATTAGTTGGCTTCAAGTGCCAGCAGGGGTGCCATCATTTATCTTTGCAGGTGTTGTTTCGCTTATCGTTGCTATTGTTTTAATGATAACTCGTTTTGGTGAAAAAGTTGAAAGTGGCTCACTCATCCCTGATGGACGCGGCACAGCAGAAGAAGCTTTAGCTGATTAA
- a CDS encoding sugar-binding domain-containing protein produces MRQKISLNHNWRFHLGEFPQPPKKVAKKAYAFGGFTASLPEENQQRLPVSSGGENFLKLIAQGNMEEGLRNLCATDLESQLDDSWKTVELPHDWKVTLPYEDNPANLMAGSKADGIAYYRKRFKIDDDIKQENRIILQFDGVMRMADIWLNGSYLGHNNSGYTMFEFDITEMLYYGDEGDNILLVKVDTTSGSEGWWYEGAGIYKEVSLKIIPNLHLNEEDFYVYTKSFEDGNAQLGVEVSVTNDGDDTVLISPKINIAGTVIKLSEKIVAPLTTEIFTKEVVFDNPTLWSPENPYLYQATAVLENDKIVKNFGIRTFDYDEKGFYLNGKPYELHGICEHQDFTGVGVALNKDIIHYKIKIMKEMGVNAYRSAHHFASKDLLEICDEYGILVMNENRIPESSPWRLADLGKAVKQSRMNASLAFWSIGNEELTGNTTFGGRNIKRLAQIIRKFDKEHLLLSAELLSPEGFVNEDYLQYFDILGVNYPEAGVMGAGAELIHQKYAKLSMMSTENASYFSTRGIYKDNGDKCHCNNFGSMYSMVLPGKRQPGDPGVGGTAHPEEVLNYLSTHPYMGGVFLWTAFDYFGEPSPFVYPAISSQFGICDLNGFPKDYYYYYQAHWTDAPMVHLMPHWNKEGLEIDERGYTPIRVFSNAEEVELFINGISQGKLPLNDCQSNYKVLYQEGDIKVLAYQDGKVVATDYHVTSEKVSKLSVEKIYSGNRFALFAISALDQYDHFVPMADNSMSIKGEKGTVVGLGNGNPSDTSDYNLQEISLFSGKAMVIVALDENGKAEISVKLKSVK; encoded by the coding sequence ATGAGACAGAAAATTTCTTTGAATCATAATTGGCGCTTTCATTTAGGAGAATTTCCACAGCCTCCCAAAAAAGTAGCCAAGAAAGCTTATGCCTTTGGTGGTTTTACTGCAAGTCTCCCAGAAGAGAACCAACAACGGTTACCAGTAAGCTCTGGTGGAGAAAACTTTTTAAAATTAATTGCACAAGGAAATATGGAAGAGGGATTACGAAACCTATGTGCAACAGACTTAGAGAGTCAATTAGATGACTCTTGGAAAACTGTTGAGTTACCACATGATTGGAAGGTGACTCTTCCTTATGAAGATAATCCTGCTAATTTAATGGCAGGCTCAAAGGCTGATGGTATTGCTTATTATCGTAAGCGATTTAAGATAGATGATGATATTAAACAAGAAAATCGTATTATTCTACAGTTTGATGGTGTTATGCGGATGGCTGATATTTGGCTTAATGGCTCCTATCTTGGGCATAATAATAGTGGTTATACGATGTTTGAATTTGATATTACTGAAATGCTTTATTATGGAGATGAAGGAGATAATATATTATTAGTTAAAGTAGATACAACATCAGGTTCAGAAGGATGGTGGTATGAAGGAGCAGGGATTTATAAAGAAGTATCACTGAAAATTATTCCTAACCTTCACCTCAATGAAGAAGATTTCTATGTTTATACTAAATCATTTGAAGATGGCAATGCTCAGTTAGGAGTTGAAGTCTCCGTTACTAATGATGGTGATGACACTGTTTTAATTTCACCAAAGATTAATATTGCAGGCACAGTTATCAAGTTATCTGAAAAAATAGTTGCTCCACTAACAACAGAAATTTTTACAAAAGAAGTAGTTTTTGATAATCCGACACTATGGTCTCCAGAAAATCCATACCTCTACCAAGCAACTGCGGTTCTTGAAAACGATAAAATTGTCAAAAATTTTGGAATTCGTACGTTTGATTATGATGAAAAAGGTTTTTACCTTAATGGAAAGCCATATGAGTTACACGGTATTTGTGAGCACCAAGATTTTACAGGAGTAGGAGTAGCACTAAATAAGGATATCATTCATTATAAAATTAAAATAATGAAAGAAATGGGAGTGAACGCTTATCGTAGTGCTCATCATTTTGCATCAAAAGACTTGTTAGAGATCTGTGATGAATATGGAATTCTTGTGATGAACGAAAATCGTATACCAGAAAGTAGTCCTTGGCGATTAGCTGATTTAGGAAAGGCAGTTAAACAATCGCGGATGAATGCCTCTCTTGCTTTCTGGTCAATTGGAAATGAGGAATTAACAGGAAACACTACTTTTGGTGGACGCAATATTAAACGTTTAGCACAAATCATTAGAAAATTTGATAAGGAACACCTCTTGTTATCCGCGGAATTATTAAGTCCTGAAGGCTTTGTTAATGAGGATTATCTTCAATATTTCGATATTTTAGGTGTGAATTATCCAGAAGCTGGTGTTATGGGAGCAGGAGCTGAATTAATTCACCAAAAGTATGCTAAGCTTTCAATGATGTCTACTGAAAATGCTTCGTATTTTTCTACAAGAGGAATCTATAAAGATAATGGAGACAAGTGCCATTGTAATAATTTTGGTTCAATGTATTCAATGGTTTTGCCTGGAAAACGCCAACCAGGGGACCCAGGTGTTGGAGGGACAGCTCATCCAGAAGAGGTGCTTAATTATCTCTCAACTCATCCTTATATGGGCGGTGTCTTTCTTTGGACTGCATTTGATTACTTTGGTGAGCCATCTCCATTTGTGTACCCTGCGATTAGTTCACAATTTGGTATTTGTGATTTAAATGGATTTCCAAAAGATTATTATTACTATTACCAAGCTCATTGGACCGATGCCCCAATGGTTCATTTGATGCCTCACTGGAATAAAGAGGGTCTTGAAATTGATGAACGTGGCTACACTCCTATTCGCGTCTTTTCAAATGCTGAAGAAGTAGAGTTGTTTATCAACGGCATTAGTCAAGGAAAACTTCCACTTAATGATTGTCAATCTAATTATAAGGTTCTTTATCAAGAAGGAGATATTAAAGTTTTAGCTTATCAAGATGGAAAAGTCGTTGCCACAGATTATCACGTGACTTCAGAAAAAGTAAGCAAACTTTCCGTCGAAAAAATTTATTCAGGTAATCGTTTTGCTTTGTTTGCCATCTCCGCATTAGACCAATATGACCATTTTGTTCCAATGGCTGATAATTCTATGTCTATTAAAGGTGAAAAAGGAACAGTTGTGGGTCTAGGAAATGGCAATCCAAGTGATACCTCAGATTACAATTTACAAGAAATTAGCCTATTTTCTGGGAAAGCAATGGTAATTGTTGCATTAGATGAAAACGGCAAAGCAGAAATCTCGGTTAAATTAAAATCTGTGAAATAG
- a CDS encoding AraC family transcriptional regulator — MLESAKKEFQKLEGTIMTNNVPRLENTASLALFYKKGVKDKVLYTNVQEEKIQYFIAENYDQMHQNTAFELLYVLSGTVINKIEDKEFIYHAGQGCLLNRRITHSDILKNGHLLVLNISEDILKEVLLPLKSTPEIQGKIFQFLLSNLQGEDDWMRSYIEFSPCAPVDNPIFRTLLDAIQLELATFKIGAEYFQKGLLLRLLTELENPNIFQLNRVDIDLNKEEFLVSRLISLIESHYGNISRKDIEKQLHYNSEYLNRLLKKQSGMTIIKYAKSIRISKAKQLLHTTNMKITDIANGLGFSSENYFYHYFKEETGLSPNQYRTQKAQEN, encoded by the coding sequence ATGTTAGAATCTGCTAAAAAAGAATTCCAAAAACTCGAAGGAACTATTATGACTAATAATGTCCCTAGACTTGAAAATACGGCTTCTTTAGCCCTTTTTTATAAAAAAGGAGTTAAAGATAAAGTCCTTTACACTAATGTTCAGGAAGAAAAAATTCAATATTTTATCGCTGAAAATTATGATCAAATGCATCAAAACACTGCATTTGAACTTCTCTATGTTTTATCTGGAACAGTGATTAACAAGATTGAAGATAAAGAATTTATTTACCATGCTGGTCAAGGATGCTTACTAAATCGGCGGATTACTCATAGTGACATTTTAAAAAATGGTCATCTTCTAGTTTTAAATATCTCGGAAGATATTTTAAAAGAAGTGCTTCTCCCTCTTAAAAGTACCCCAGAGATCCAAGGAAAGATTTTCCAATTCTTATTATCCAATCTGCAGGGAGAAGATGACTGGATGCGCAGCTATATTGAATTTTCTCCATGTGCTCCGGTTGATAATCCAATTTTTAGAACACTTTTAGATGCTATACAACTAGAACTAGCCACTTTTAAAATTGGAGCTGAGTATTTTCAAAAAGGCTTATTACTTCGTCTATTAACAGAGCTTGAAAATCCTAATATCTTTCAACTAAATAGAGTCGATATTGACCTTAACAAAGAGGAGTTTTTAGTTAGTCGATTAATTAGTCTAATTGAATCACATTATGGAAATATTTCACGAAAGGATATTGAAAAACAACTTCACTATAATTCTGAATATCTTAACCGCCTCCTCAAAAAACAGAGCGGGATGACTATCATTAAATATGCCAAATCTATCCGTATTAGTAAGGCAAAGCAGCTGCTTCATACTACAAATATGAAAATTACGGATATTGCTAATGGGCTTGGCTTCTCATCTGAAAATTATTTTTACCATTATTTCAAAGAAGAAACTGGACTATCACCTAATCAATACCGCACACAAAAAGCGCAGGAAAACTAA